In Solanum pennellii chromosome 3, SPENNV200, a single window of DNA contains:
- the LOC107012091 gene encoding mucin-5AC → MNRSFRAEESLSGTGQRQRQPLMGSIRSSDEELSLFLEMRRRENDRNNNRFLQKSDEFDPLGSKSGSSPAFNIAPAAPLRKTRTDEFLNADNDKTDYDWLLTPPGTPLFPSLEMESRKTMMSQLGTSRAHPTALTSRLTNSLPEATSRSNLASRQLASSPGLNTSSSSLRRPSSSGGSRPSSSGGSRPSTPTGRPTLSSSRSTSTSASRSTSAAATKAMASTATSRSMSTTTTSRASRSATPTSRATMPSAKSTVPPRSSTPIARSSARSSTPTSRASVTGSKSTSRAATPTRRAASVSSTTNTTVPPVKPVSSPSGTRSATTASRNPAASRASSPTVKPRPWKPSDIPGFSLDAPPNLRTSLPDRPISATRGRPGAASVRSSSVEPASNGRVRRQSCSPARGRPPNGVMHSSGSSVPVPSMSRLHAKAKDNVSPGMVGTKMVERVINMRKLVPPKQDDKHSPHSNLSAKSSSPDSSGFGRSLSKKSLDMAIRHMDIRQRVSGNLRPLMTNIPASSMYSVRSGPPTRGRTSRSISVPDSPLATSSNASSEVSVSNNVVCIDGSEIDEDISSDKGARSPASVRGR, encoded by the exons ATGAATAGAAGTTTTAGAGCTGAGGAGTCGTTGTCTGGGACGGGGCAGAGGCAGAGACAGCCTCTAATGGGGAGTATTAGGAGTTCAGATGAGGAACTATCATTGTTTCTAGAAATGCGAAGAAGGGAAAACGACAGAAATAATAATCGATTTCTTCAAAAATCCGACGAATTTGATCCCCttg GATCAAAAAGTGGTAGTTCACCTGCATTTAATATTGCACCAGCTGCACCCCTGCGGAAGACTCGTACTGATGAGTTCCTTAATGCTGACAATGATAAAACGGATTACGACTG GCTTCTAACACCTCCAGGCACTCCTCTTTTTCCTTCTCTAGAGATGGAATCACGTAAAACTATGATGAGTCAGCTGGGAACTTCTAGAGCTCACCCCACTGCATTGACATCTAGA TTAACAAATTCTCTCCCAGAGGCCACCTCAAGAAGCAACTTAGCATCTAGACAGCTAGCTTCCTCTCCTGGATTAAACACGTCAAGTTCTAGTCTTCGAAGACCATCTTCTTCAGGTGGATCAAGACCATCTTCTTCAGGTGGATCAAGACCTTCAACTCCTACTGGAAGACCGACATTGAGCTCATCTAGATCCACCTCCACCTCAGCATCTAGATCCACATCTGCTGCAGCAACCAAAGCAATGGCATCCACTGCAACCTCTAGATCAATGTCAACCACGACAACATCTAGAGCATCAAGGTCTGCAACACCTACTTCTCGGGCCACCATGCCTTCTGCAAAATCCACTGTTCCTCCAAGATCTTCAACACCTATTGCAAGATCAAGTGCACGGTCCTCAACACCAACAAGCAGGGCCTCAGTTACTGGATCAAAGTCCACATCAAGGGCAGCAACTCCAACTCGTCGAGCAGCTTCAGTGTCAAGTACAACAAATACAACTGTTCCTCCAGTTAAACCTGTGTCTTCCCCTTCGGGTACCAGGTCAGCTACAACGGCATCACGAAACCCTGCAGCCTCACGTGCTAGTTCTCCAACTGTAAAACCCAGACCATGGAAGCCTTCAGATATACCAGGGTTCTCCCTTGATGCTCCACCCAATTTAAGGACATCACTACCTGACAGGCCAATTTCAGCTACTAGGGGCAGACCTGGAGCAGCTAGTGTCAGGTCTTCATCTGTTGAGCCAGCTTCAAATGGAAGGGTTAGACGACAGTCATGCTCTCCAGCAAGAGGACGTCCTCCTAATGGTGTTATGCATAGCAGTGGAAGCTCTGTTCCTGTCCCATCCATGAGCCGACTTCATGCTAAAGCCAAGGACAATGTAAGCCCTGGCATGGTTGGGACCAAAATGGTTGAAAGGGTGATAAATATGCGGAAGCTGGTTCCTCCAAAACAAGATGACAAACATTCTCCACACAGTAACTTATCTGCAAAGTCTTCGTCACCTGATAGCTCAGGTTTTGGAAGATCATTATCAAAGAAATCCTTGGATATGGCTATTAGGCATATG GATATAAGGCAGAGAGTCTCGGGTAATCTGCGTCCCTTGATGACTAATATTCCAGCATCCTCTATGTACAGTGTGAGATCAGGGCCGCCTACTAGAGGCAGGACAAGCAGGTCAATTAGCGTGCCTGACTCCCCACTTGCCACGAGCAGTAATGCTAGTTCTGAAGTGAGTGTAAGTAACAACGTTGTGTGCATTGATGGAAGTGAAATTGATGAAGACATTAGCAGTGATAAAGGTGCTCGATCACCTGCCAGTGTGCGTGGGAGGTGA
- the LOC107012092 gene encoding protein yippee-like, whose product MGRLFVLTLEGNIYSCKHCGTHLALSENIVSKSFQCRHGKAYLFRKVVNVTSGEIENRMMMTGMHTVADIFCVCCGSNVGWKYETAHEMSQKYKEGKSVLERFKICGPDGSHYSASHDIHVAGSDADDV is encoded by the exons ATGGGGAGATTATTTGTGTTGACTCTTGAAGGCAACATCTACAGCTGCAAGCACTGTGGAACACATCTTGCCCTTTCTGAAAACATTGTTTCCAAG TCTTTCCAGTGCAGACATGGGAAGGCTTATCTCTTCAGGAAGGT GGTGAATGTCACTTCTGGTGAGATAGAAAATAGAATGATGATGACTGGTATGCACACTGTGGCAGACATTTTCTGTGTCTGTTGTGGGTCAAATGTTGGATGGAAATAT GAGACCGCCCATGAGATGAGCCAAAAGTACAAAGAAGGAAAATCAGTGCTTGAGCG GTTTAAGATTTGTGGCCCTGATGGAAGCCATTACTCGGCTAGTCATGATATTCATGTTGCAGGAAGTGATGCTGATGATGTTTGA